A genomic stretch from Helianthus annuus cultivar XRQ/B chromosome 1, HanXRQr2.0-SUNRISE, whole genome shotgun sequence includes:
- the LOC110903348 gene encoding protein FAR-RED IMPAIRED RESPONSE 1-like: MSKLNLGPVKAFNVMKTCFGGFEDVGASKVEFKNHKRQINLFIGEYDADMTIITANVTFGAALLASETADTYIWLLRVFLKAVGSQPKVVVIDQDPAMKKAISVVFVDTRHRLCMWHAMHKLSLKVGVRLCNSTNFKERICGVVWTDILTPEEFESEWETVIAEFNLEDNDWLSDIFALRESWIPAYYRMEPMSGLIRTTSRSENKHSMHGVIEILFLAFFREFPKQYILNRWRKEASPNCSPEFSISREYMTELDPDMQSMMRDVIYSTEYTLNRLSGTKEELSLFKDHV; the protein is encoded by the exons ATGTCTAAGCTGAATTTGGGTCCTGTCAAggcgtttaatgttatgaagactTGTTTTGGAGGTTTTGAAGATGTGGGCGCAAGCAAAGTTGAATTTAAGAACCATAAGAGACAAATTAACTTGTTCATAGGGGAATATGACGCTGATATG ACAATCATCACTGCAAATGTTACATTTGGTGCAGCGTTGTTGGCGTCGGAAACTGCTGATACGTATATTTGGTTGTTAAGAGTTTTTCTTAAAGCTGTTGGTtctcaaccaaaagttgttgtcatTGACCAAGATCCAGCGATGAAGAAGGCTATTTCTGTTGTATTTGTTGACACGAGGCATCGGTTATGCATGTGGCATGCGATGCATAAACTTTCTCTGAAG GTTGGTGTTAGGCTATGCAATTCCACCAATTTTAAAGAACGTATCTGTGGTGTTGTGTGGACGGATATTCTCACACCTGAAGAGTTTGAATCAGAATGGGAAACGGTTATTGCAGAATTCAATTTAGAAGATAATGACTGGCTATCTGATATTTTTGCACTTAGGGAATCTTGGATCCCTGCATACTATAGAATGGAGCCTATGTCTGGTCTTATACGAACGACATCCAGGTCGGAAA ACAAACATTCTATGCATGGCGTTATAGAGatattgtttttggcgtttttcag ggaatttccaaaacaatacattCTGAATAGATGGCGCAAAGAGGCCTCCCCAAACTGCTCTCCTGAATTCTCAATTAGTCGTGAATATATGACCGAGCTTGATCCTGATATGCAAAGTATGATGCGAGATGTTATTTATTCAACCGAATACACTTTGAACCGTTTATCCGGTACTAAAGAGGAGCTATCCTTATTCAAGGATCATGTTTAA